One stretch of Cygnus olor isolate bCygOlo1 chromosome 1, bCygOlo1.pri.v2, whole genome shotgun sequence DNA includes these proteins:
- the FLNC gene encoding filamin-C yields the protein MNSSGYEAPAGEDPEELPATEKDLAEDAPWKKIQQNTFTRWCNEHLKCVHKRIGDLQRDLSDGLRLIALLEVLSQKKMGRKYHPRPNFRQMKLENVSVALEFLEREHIKLVSIDSKAIVDGNLKLILGLVWTLILHYSISMPMWEDEDEEDARRQTPKQRLLGWIQNKVPQLPITNFNRDWQDGKALGALVDNCAPGLCPDWESWDPNQPVQNAREAMQQADDWLGVPQVIAPEEIVDPNVDEHSVMTYLSQFPKAKLKPGAPLRSRQLQPARARAYGPGIEPQGNTVLKPAQFTVETLDAGVGEVLVYIEDPEGHTEEAKVVPNNDKKRTYSVTYVPKVAGLHKVTVLFAGQNIDKSPFGVNVGMALGDASKVTARGPGLEPVGNVANKTTYFDIYTAGAGAGDVGVVIVDPQGRRDTVEVMLEDKGDSTFRCTYRPALQGPHLVHVTYAGAQIPRSPFTVNVAEACSPAACRASGRGLQPKGVRVQEAAAFRVFTKGAGTGELRVLVKGPDGTELPVSVRDVGDGVYACEYRPVQPGTHLVAITWGGCAIPRSPFEVQVSPEAGSQKVRAWGPGLETGVVGRSADFVVEAIGTEVGTLGFSIEGPSQAKIECDDRGDGSCDVRYWPTEPGEYAVHVVCDDEDIRDSPFIARILPAPPDCFPEKVKAWGPGLEPSGVIVQRPAEFTIDARGAGRGDLRLYAQDAEGCPIDIKVKDNGDGTYQCTYVPTRAIKHTIIVTWGGVNVPRSPFRVSVGEGSHPGRVRVHGPGVEKTGLKAGEPTYFTVDCSEAGQGDVSIGIKCAPGVVGPLEADIDFDIIKNDNDTFTVKYTPPGAGLYTIMVLFANQEIPSSPFRIKVDPCHDSSKVKAEGPGLSRTGVEVGKPTHFTVHTKGAGKAKLDVQFAGPGKGPAVRDFEVIDNHDYSYTVKYTALQQGNMTVVVTYGGDPVPKSPFSVNVAPALQLSKVKVQGLSTKVAVGQEQAFAVETQGAGGQGRLDVRISAPSRRPVPCKVEPGAAGGPHRVQYVPPEEGPYKVDVTYDGHPVPGSPFTVEAVLPPDPSKVSAYGPGLQGGLVGTPAPFTIDTKGAGTGGLGLTVEGPCEAKIECQDNGDGSCSVSYLPTEPGEYAINILFAERHIPGSPFKADIRPVFDPSKVTASGPGLERGKAGEAATFLVDCSKAGDAELTIEIISDSGVKAEVLIQNNRDGTYAITYTPACPGSYTITIKYGGHPVPKFPIRVTVDPAIDTSGVKVYGKGVEPRGVLREVSTDFTVDARALTKTGGPHVKARVLNPSGAKTDTYVTDHGDGTYRVDYTPYEDGVHHVEVTYKDVAVPLSPFRVAVAEGCEPTRVRAHGPGLEGGLVGTANCFTVETRGAGTGGLGLAIEGPSEAKMSCKDNKDGSCTVEYIPFTPGDYDVNITFGGHPIPGSPFRVPVQDVVDPSKVKCSGPGLGPSVRARLPQTFTVDCSAAGLAPLEVTLLGPTGLAEPVEVRDNGDGTHKVTYTPATDGPYTVAVKYADQEVPRSPFKIKVLPAHDASKVRASGPGLSTSGIPASLPVEFTIDARNAGEGLLTVQILDPEGQPKKAAIRDNGDGTYTVSYVPDLPGRYTITIKYGGDEIPCSPFRIHAVPSGDASKCLVTVSIGGHGLGACLGPTIQIGEETVITVDAKAAGQGKVTCKVSTPDGAELDVDVVENHDGTFDIYYTAPEPGKYVITIRFGGEHVPNSPFHVLATEEPPATAESLRPFNLVIPFTVQKGEITGEVRMPSGKTARPNITDNKDGTVTVRYAPTEKGLHEMDIRYDGNHIPGSPLQFYVDAINPRHVSAYGPGLSHGMVNKPCTFTIVTKDAGEGGLSLAVEGPSKAEITCKDNKDGTCTVSYLPTAPGDYNIIVRFDDKHIPGSPFTAKITGDDSMRTSQLNVGTSTDVSLKITETDLSLLTASIRAPSGNEEPCLLKRLPNRHIGISFTPKEVGEHVVSVKKSGQHVTNSPFKILVGQSEIGDASRVKVWGKGLVEGHTFEVAEFIVDTRSAGYGGLGLSIEGPSKVDINCEDVEDGTCKVTYCPTEPGNYIINIKFADKHVPGSPFTVKVTGEGRMKESITRRRQAPSIATIGSTCDLNLKIPATRTRAPSAPRSARRAAARPSGRCGWRSPRRSAATPSPTSSGTSWAVRAWAPSAASPVARRARRPPRS from the exons aTGAACTCGTCGGGCTACGAGGCGCCGGCGGGCGAGGACCCCGAGGAGCTGCCGGCCACCGAGAAGGACCTGGCGGAGGACGCGCCCTGGAAGAAGATCCAGCAGAACACCTTCACGCGCTGGTGCAACGAGCACCTCAAGTGCGTGCACAAGCGCATCGGGGACCTGCAGCGGGACCTGAGCGACGGGCTGCGGCTCATCGCGCTGCTCGAGGTGCTGAGCCAGAAGAAGATGGGGCGCAAGTACCACCCGCGCCCCAACTTCCGCCAGATGAAGCTGGAGAATGTCTCGGTGGCCCTCGAGTTCCTCGAGCGGGAGCACATCAAGCTGGTGTCCATCG acAGCAAGGCGATCGTGGACGGGAACCTGAAGCTGATCCTGGGGCTGGTGTGGACGCTGATCCTGCACTACTCCATCTCCATGCCCATGTGGGAGGACGAGGACGAGGAGGACGCGCGGCGGCAGACCCCGAAGCAGCGCCTGCTGGGCTGGATCCAGAACAAGGTGCCCCAGCTGCCCATCACCAACTTCAACCGCGACTGGCAGGACGGGAAGGCGCTGGGGGCACTGGTGGACAACTGCGCGCccg ggctgtgccccgactgggagagctgggaccCCAACCAGCCCGTGCAGAACGCGCGCGAGGCCATGCAGCAGGCGGACGACTGGCTCGGCGTGCCCCAG GTGATCGCCCCCGAGGAGATCGTGGACCCCAACGTGGATGAGCACTCGGTGATGACCTACCTGTCCCAGTTCCCCAAGGCCAAGCTCAAGCCCGGCGCCCCCCTGCGCTCCCGGCAGCTGCAGCCCGCGCGCGCCCGCGCCTACGGGCCCG GCATCGAGCCCCAGGGGAACACGGTGCTGAAGCCGGCGCAGTTCACGGTGGAGACGCTGGACGCCGGCGTGGGCGAGGTGCTCGTCTACATCGAGGACCCCGAGGGCCACACCGAGGAG GCCAAGGTGGTCCCCAACAACGACAAGAAGAGGACATACTCTGTCACCTATGTCCCGAAGGTCGCGGGGCTGCACAAG GTGACGGTGCTGTTCGCGGGGCAGAACATCGACAAGAGCCCCTTCGGCGTCAACGTGGGCATGGCGCTGGGTGACGCCAGCAAGGTGACAGCGCGCGGCCCCGGCCTGGAGCCCGTGGGCAACGTGGCCAACAAGACCACCTACTTCGACATCTACACCGCAG GGGCCGGCGCGGGCGACGTGGGCGTGGTGATCGTGGACCCGCAGGGGCGGCGCGACACGGTGGAGGTGATGCTGGAGGACAAGGGGGACAGCACGTTCCGCTGCACCTACCGGCCCGCGCTGCAGGGCCCGCACCTCGTGCACGTCACCTACGCGGGCGCGCAGATCCCCAGGAGCCCCTTCACCGTCAACGTGGCCGAAG cctgcagccccgcCGCGTGCCGTGCCTcgggccgggggctgcagcccaaGGGGGTGCGGGTGCAGGAGGCGGCCGCCTTCAGGGTCTTCACCAAGGGCGCCGGCACCGGGGAGCTGCGGGTGCTGGTCAAGGGGCCTG acGGCACGGAGCTGCCGGTGTCGGTGCGGGACGTTGGAGACGGGGTCTACGCCTGCGAGTACCGCCCGGTGCAGCCCGGCACCCACCTGGTGGCCATCACCTGGGGGGGCTGCGCCATCCCCCGCAG cccctTCGAGGTGCAGGTGTCCCCCGAGGCCGGCTCGCAGAAGGTGCGCGCCTGGGGGCCGGGGCTGGAGACCGGCGTGGTGGGGAGGTCGGCCGACTTCGTGGTGGAGGCCATCGGCACCGAAGTGGGGACGCTGG gtttCTCCATCGAGGGCCCCTCGCAGGCCAAGATCGAGTGCGACGACCGCGGGGACGGCTCCTGCGACGTGCGCTACTGGCCCACGGAGCCGGGCGAGTACGCCGTGCACGTGGTGTGCGACGACGAGGACATCCGCGACAGCCCCTTCATCGCCCGCATCCTGCCCGCGCCCCCTGACTGCTTCCCCGAGAAG GTGAAGGCGTGGGGGCCAGGGCTGGAGCCCTCGGGGGTCATCGTGCAGCGCCCGGCCGAGTTCACCATCGACGCACGAGGTGCCGGCCGCGGGGACCTGCGGCTCTACGCACAG GACGCCGAGGGGTGCCCCATCGACATCAAGGTGAAGGACAACGGGGACGGCACCTACCAGTGCACCTACGTGCCCACCAGGGCCATCAAGCACACCATCATCGTCACCTGGGGGGGCGTCAACGTGCCCCGTAGCCCCTTCCGC GTGAGCGTGGGCGAGGGCAGCCACCCGGGGCGCGTGCGGGTGCACGGCCCGGGCgtggagaagacggggctgaAGGCGGGCGAGCCCACCTACTTCACCGTGGACTGCAGCGAGGCCGGGCAAG GGGACGTGAGCATCGGCATCAAGTGCGCGCCGGGCGTGGTGGGGCCGCTGGAGGCCGACATCGATTTCGACATCATCAAGAACGACAACGACACCTTCACCGTCAAGTACACGCCGCCCGGCGCCGGGCTCTACACCATCATGGTGCTCTTCGCCAACCAG GAGATCCCCAGCAGCCCGTTCCGCATCAAGGTGGACCCATGCCACGACAGCAGCAAGGTCAAGGCGGAGGGGCCCGGCCTCAGCCGCACGG GCGTGGAGGTGGGCAAGCCGACCCACTTCACGGTGCACACGAAGGGCGCGGGCAAGGCCAAGCTGGACGTGCAGTTTGCGGGGCCGGGGAAGGGCCCGGCCGTGCGCGACTTCGAGGTCATCGACAACCACGACTACTCCTACACCGTCAAGTACACGGCCCTGCAGCAG GGTAACATGACTGTGGTGGTGACCTACGGGGGGGACCCGGTCCCCAAGAGCCCCTTCAGCGTCAACGTGGCGCCggccctgcagctcagcaaggTCAAGGTGCAGGGCCTCAGCACCA aggtggctgtggggcaggagcaggcgTTCGCGGTGGAGACGCAGGGCGCGGGTGGGCAGGGCCGGCTGGATGTGCGCATCTCGGCGCCCTCGCGCCGCCCCGTGCCCTGCAAGGTGGAgccgggggcggccggcggccCCCACCGCGTGCAGTACGTGCCCCCCGAGGAGGGGCCCTACAAGGTGGACGTCACCTACGACGGGCACCCCGTCCCCGGCAGCCCCTTCACCGTGGAGGCCGTGCTGCCCCCCGACCCCTCCAAG GTGAGCGCCTACGGGCCGGGTCTGCAGGGTGGCCTGGTGGGCACCCCGGCGCCCTTCACCATCGACACCAAGGGGGCCGGCACCGGCGGGCTGGGGCTGACGGTGGAGGGCCCATGTGAGGCCAAGATTGAGTGCCAGGACAACGGCGACGGCTCATGCTCAGTGTCCTACCTGCCGACGGAGCCGGGCGAGTACGCCATCAACATCCTCTTCGCCGAGCGCCACATCCCCGGCAGCCCCTTCAAGGCCGACATCCGGCCCGTCTTCGACCCCAGCAAGGTGACGGCCAgcggccccgggctggagcgCGGCAAGGCCGGCGAGGCGGCCACCTTCCTGGTGGACTGCTCCAAGGCGGGCGACGCCGAGCTCACCATCGAGATCATCTCGGACTCGGGGGTCAAGGCGGAGGTGCTGATCCAGAACAACCGGGACGGCACCTACGCCATCACCTACACGCCCGCCTGCCCCGGCTCCTACACCATCACCATCAAGTACGGCGGGCACCCCGTGCCCAAGTTCCCCATCCGCGTCACTGTTGACCCCGCCATCGACACCAGCGGTGTCAAGGTCTACGGCAAAGGCGTGGAGCCCCGAG GGGTGCTGCGGGAGGTCAGCACTGACTTCACGGTGGATGCACGGGCGCTCACCAAGACCGGGGGGCCCCACGTCAAAGCCCGGGTGCTGAACCCCTCGGGCGCCAAGACTGACACCTACGTCACCGACCACGGGGATGGCACCTACCGCGTGGACTACACCCCCTACGAGGATG GCGTGCACCACGTGGAGGTGACGTACAAGGACGTGGCGGTGCCGCTCAGCCCCTTCCGCGTGGCCGTGGCCGAGGGCTGTGAGCCCACCCGCGTGCGTGCCCATGGCCCCGGCCTGGAGGGAGGTCTGGTGGGCACGGCCAACTGCTTCACCGTGGAGACCAG gggcGCGGGCACCGGGGGCCTGGGCCTGGCCATTGAGGGCCCCTCAGAGGCAAAGATGTCCTGCAAGGACAACAAGGACGGCAGCTGCACGGTGGAGTACATCCCCTTCACACCCGGCGACTACGACGTCAACATCACCTTTGGCGGCCACCCCATCCCCG GGAGCCCGTTCCGGGTGCCAGTGCAGGACGTGGTGGACCCCAGCAAGGTGAAGTgctcggggccggggctgggcccCAGCGTCCGCGCCCGCCTGCCCCAGACCTTCACCGTGGACTGCAGCGCCGCAGGGCTGGCACCGCTCGAGGTCACGCTGCTGGGACCCACTg gcctgGCGGAGCCGGTGGAGGTGCGCGACAACGGGGACGGCACCCACAAGGTGACCTACACCCCGGCCACCGACGGGCCCTACACCGTGGCCGTCAAGTATGCCGACCAGGAGGTGCCGCGCAG ccccttCAAGATCAAGGTGCTGCCCGCCCACGACGCCAGCAAGGTGCGTGCCAGCGGCCCGGGGCTGAGCACCAGCGGCATCCCTGCCAGCCTGCCCGTGGAGTTCACCATCGACGCGCGCAACGCCGGCGAGGGGCTGCTGACCGTGCAGATCCTG GACCCTGAGGGGCAGCCCAAGAAGGCGGCGATCCGGGACAACGGGGATGGCACCTACACGGTGTCCTACGTGCCCGACCTGCCGGGGCGCTACACCATCACCATCAAGTACGGCGGGGACGAGATCCCCTGCTCGCCCTTCCGCATCCACGCCGTGCCCTCCGGCGACGCCAGCAAGTGCCTCGTCACAG TATCCATTGGGGGCCACGGACTGG gTGCCTGCCTGGGCCCCACCATCCAGATCGGGGAGGAGACGGTGATCACGGTGGACGCCAAGGCGGCCGGGCAGGGCAAGGTGACCTGCAAGGTGTCGACGCCCGACGGGGCCGAGCTGGACGTGGACGTGGTGGAGAACCACGATGGCACCTTCGACATCTACTACACCGCCCCCGAGCCCGGCAAATATGTCATTACCATCCGCTTCGGGGGCGAGCACGTCCCCAACAGCCCCTTCCACGTCCTG GCCACGGAGGAGCCTCCTGCCACTGCTGAGAGCCTTCGTCCCTTCAACCTCGTCATCCCCTTCACCGTGCAGAAGGGCGAGATCACAG GCGAGGTGCGGATGCCCTCGGGGAAGACGGCGCGTCCCAACATCACGGACAACAAGGACGGGACGGTGACGGTGCGTTATGCCCCCACCGAGAAAGGGCTGCATGAGATGGACATCCGCTATGACGGCAACCACATCCCCG GGAGCCCCCTCCAGTTCTACGTGGACGCCATCAACCCGCGGCACGTCAGCGCCTACGGGCCGGGGCTGAGCCATGGCATGGTCAACAAGCCCTGCACCTTCACCATTGTCACCAAGGATGCTGGGGAGG gTGGGCTCTCGCTGGCGGTGGAGGGCCCCTCCAAGGCGGAGATCACCTGCAAGGATAACAAGGACGGGACCTGCACCGTGTCCTACCTGCCCACGGCCCCTGGGGACTACAACATCATCGTCCGCTTTGACGACAAGCACATCCCAGGCAGCCCCTTCACTGCCAAGATCACTG GGGACGACTCGATGCGGACGTCGCAGCTGAATGTGGGCACCTCGACGGACGTCTCGCTGAAGATCACGGAGACAGACCTGAGCCTGCTGACTGCCAGCATCCGGGCGCCCTCGGGCAACGAGGAGCCCTGCCTGCTCAAGCGGCTGCCCAACCGCCACATCG GCATCTCCTTCACGCCCAAGGAGGTGGGCGAGCACGTGGTGAGCGTGAAGAAGAGCGGGCAGCACGTCACCAACAGCCCCTTCAAGATCCTGGTGGGGCAGTCGGAGATCGGGGACGCCAGCCGGGTGAAGGTGTGGGGCAAGGGGCTGGTGGAGGGGCACACGTTCGAGGTGGCCGAGTTCATCGTGGACACGCGTAGTGCTG GCTACGGCGGGCTGGGCCTGTCCATCGAGGGCCCCAGCAAGGTGGACATCAACTGCGAGGACGTGGAGGACGGCACCTGCAAGGTCACCTACTGCCCCACCGAGCCCGGCAACTATATCATCAACATCAAGTTCGCCGACAAGCATGTCCCAG ggAGCCCCTTCACAGTGAAGGTGACGGGAGAGGGGCGCATGAAGGAGAGCATCACGCGCCGGCGCCAGGCCCCCTCCATCGCCACCATCGGCAGCACCTGCGACCTCAACCTCAAGATCCCAG CCACACGTACACGCGCACCGAGCGCACCGAGATCAGCAAGACGCGCGGCGGCGAGACCAAGCGGGAGGTGCGGGTGGAGGAGTCCACGCAGGTCGGCGGCGACCCCTTCCCCAACGTCTTCGGGGACTTCCTGGGCCGTGAGGGCCTGGGCGCCTTCGGCAGCATCGCCCGTGGCCAGGAGG GCGAGGCGGCCCCCCAGGAGCTGA
- the LOC121060822 gene encoding nascent polypeptide-associated complex subunit alpha, muscle-specific form-like, with protein sequence MGCAPPCPLPVSRSGAGDAAGGAGRTAGRAGGQAGVSLERALATARDEAATARDEVATWQQEATRLRGEAATWQDEAATLRDEVATWQREATRLRDEVATWQREVATLQEEVATHRELGARWELEATALRASSHGKEQQWQEATSEVARLREELGRVAEAHRALQHRHRRPGDSRGHRFPTSTEPPPPAPHWGPPGAPPAHRARGVPAPQPRGDPGTPRGARALPALRGGRRRPRAVPAPQAPLSPAPPLCHPPVSPPCVTPPVTPVTGLAGGQYTTASHGGCECHGLGTRPCHPWAHVATCLGVPPGPWGCHQVPVPVGATGVPVPSPTGATSVPIPTDATHVPIPDPERRDPETPGPRNSGTLSSRTPNPRDPKATGP encoded by the exons ATGGGATGTgcccccccgtgtcccctccccgTGTCCCGCAGCGGCGCTGGGGACGCTGCAGGCGGAGCTGGGCGCACTGCAGGCCGGGCAGGCGGCCAAGCGGGGGTCAGCTTGGAGCGGGCGCTGGCCACGGCGCGGGACGAGGCGGCCACGGCGCGGGACGAGGTGGCCAcgtggcagcaggaggcaaCCAGGCTGCGGGGCGAGGCGGCCACGTGGCAGGACGAGGCGGCCACGCTGCGGGACGAGGTGGCCACGTGGCAGCGGGAGGCAACCAGGCTGCGGGACGAGGTGGCCACGTGGCAGCGGGAGGTAGCCAcgctgcaggaggaggtggccaCGCACCGGGAGCTGGGAGCCCgctgggagctggaggccaCCGCGCTGCGCGCCAGCAGCCAtggcaaggagcagcagtggcaggaggcCACCTCCGAGGTGGCCCGGCTGCGGG aggagctgggccGCGTGGCCGAGGCACACCGGGCGCTGCAGCACCGCCACCGCCGCCCAGGGGACAGCCGGGGACACCG gtTCCCCACCAGCACGGAgccgccccccccagccccccattggggcccccccggagcccccccagcccacagagcccggggggtcccggccccACAGCCCAGAGGAGACCCAg gcaccccTCGGGGGGCTCGGGCCCTTCCTGCTCTTCGTGGTGGCCGCCGCCGTCCTCGTGCTGTACCCGCGCCTCAGGCCCCGCtgagccccgcgccccccctgTGTCACCCCCCTGTGTCACCCCCCTGTGTCACCCCCCCTGTCACCCCTGTCACTGGTTTGGCGGGGGGGCAATACACCACTGCTTCGCACGGCGGGTGTGAGTGTCACGGCTTGGGGACGCGCCCCTGCCACCCGTGGGCACACGTGGCGACGTGCCTGGGGGTGCCACCAGGTCCCTGGGGGTGTCACCAGGTCCCTGTCCCTGTGGGTGCCACtggtgtccccgtccccagccctaCGGGTGCCAccagtgtccccatccccacagaTGCcacccatgtccccatccca GACCCTGAGCGGCGGGACCCCGAAACTCCAGGACCCCGAAACTCCGGGACCCTGAGCAGCAGGACCCCGAATCCACGGGACCCCAAAGCTACGGGACCCTAA